The Streptomyces sp. cg36 genomic interval GCTCCAGGGGCCGTCGGGGCCCAGGGTGCGCAGGGCGGAGAGCCGCATGAACTGGCCGTTGCCGCCCATGCCGACGCTGCCGATGAAGCGGCGTCCGCTCTGGAAGACATCGCCGTACACCACGAACTCCATGTCCTGGAGCCGGGCCAGGAGTCCGCTGCACCGGTTGTACATGCGGACGCAGATCTGGGTGGCGCCGGTGCGCGGGTCGTCGAAGAACGGGTCGACGGACTGCACGACATGGCCGTCGAGCCGGCCGTCCGCGTCGACCACGCAGAGGATGACGTCGTCGGGGTCGTATCCGTCCAGCACCCCGGATTCGGTGAGATGACGGATGCCGTCGTTGAGCGCGGCCCCTTTGCCGCGCCTGGCGTCGGGAAGTTCGCGCCGGTGGAGGCGGACCCGGTCGGAGCCCGCGGCCAGGGCGATCTGCGACGTACGGTCGTCGGACGCGTCGTCGATGACCAGGGCCAGGAAATTCCCGGCGGGGAGCGAGGTGATCCGCGCCAGGCTCTCGGCGAGCACCTTCTCTTCATTGAGGCAGGCGAGCAGAAATACATAGAGCCGCTCTTTGCGCGGTCCTTTTCTGCGGGGTGCCCGGCGCCTGGAGAGAAGAAAGAGACTGGTGTTGTAGCACCCCGCCATCAGGATGAGGGAAATACTGGACCAGAGAAGCAGGTCGACGATCATTTCTGCCCCAGGTCCATTCGCTGTTCTTCCGGTCCGGGCGACCGGCGCAGTCGAATTCTGATCAGTAAGAGGATGCAGGCGGTCAGGCAGTAGAGAACGAAGCCCGCACCGGCCGTGGCCTGCAGAGCTTTGGCCAAAGGTAGGCCGGGTACGGCCTCGGGTGCCGCCGCCATCCCCGCCAGTGGCAGCACTGTGCCCAAGGCAGGTTTTCCGTACATGGGTTCCCCCCCATTTTTACCCACACGTCACCGCGTGAGACGGCGAACGTAGCAGATTCGGTGGGCGCCGCGAGTGCGGAGGATGAAAGTTCACAGGTTCACTTCGCGGGGCCGGACATTGCCCCGATCGAGGGACCCTCGGCCCCATTGACAGCCTTTGTGATCCGCCAGAAGAATCGTGTGCCTCATTCGCTCAAGATCCCCGTTCCCGCTATTACGGGAACGGGGAATCCGGTCTGTTTTCGCCGACCGGCAAAGAGGGGGGAAAGACTCGTGAAATCCCTGAGAAAGGCGCGGCTGCGCCGTGCCCGGGGACGGCGGCGGCTCACCGTCGTCCTCGCCCTGCTCACGGCGCTCTTCGGCACCGTGCTCGCGGCCTCGGCCGCCCCGGCGGGCCAGCCGCCACCCCGTCCCGACCTCACCGTGCCCGTCGCCGGACTGAACAAGGTCGGCCTGGCCGACTGGGCGAAGGCGCAGCTCACGGCCGACACCCGGCGCCGCACCACACCGCCGGGGCCGGTCGGCAAGATCCTGTCGGGCGTCACGGACACCGTGCGCCGGCTCCTCCAGGCGGCGGCGCCCGCCTCCACCTCCACGCTCGTGCTCTACGACACGGCGGGACCCTACGGATACCTCGGCGAGCTGTACGCCATGGCCACCGCCAACCTCGGCGGTCACTTCGGCACCGTAACCGCCAAGCCGGTCTCCCAGTACACCGCGGGCATGCTCGGCCAGTACACCGCGACCGTCTACCTGGGCTCCACGTACTACGGCGGCGACCTCCCGGACGCCGTGCCGCCCGCCCTCTACCAGGACGTCCTGGCCTCCACCAAGCCGGTGGTCTGGGCCGGGGACAACATCTGGAACATGGGCAACGCGGTCGGCGTGGCCCAGTTCACCCAGAAGTACGGCTGGGACCCGACCACCTCGTACTTCTCGGACGGCGGCTCCATCGGGACCGTCACCCAGGTGACCTACGGGGGCCAGGCCCTCACCCGGAAGATCCCGGACGGGCAGGACGGCGGCGTGCTGCGCCCCAACGTCCTCACCGGGGCCGGGTATCCGCCGGTGACCACGGTCGCGGAGGCGCTCGACTCCTCGACGGGCAAGACCTTCCCCTGGGCGGTGCGCTCGGCCAACCTCACCTATCTGGGTGAGATCCCGTTCGCCTACGTCTCCGAGAGCGACCGGGTCATCGCCTTCGAGGACATGCTCTTCGACGCGCTCGCGCCCGGCACCGCCACCCAGCACCGGGCCATGGTCCGGCTGGAGGACATCAGCCCCGACTCCGACCCGGCCCAGCTCAAGACCATGGCCGACTACCTCTACTCGCAGCACATCCCGTACGGGATCAACGTCATCCCCGTCTACACCGACCCCAAGGGCGTCTACAACGGCGGGACCGCGCAGACGGTGACGCTGGCGCAGCGCCCGCAGGTCGTCTCGGCGCTGCGGTACATGCTGGCGCGCGGCGCGGTGCTGATGGAGCACGGCTACACGCACCAGTACGGCTCGGTCGACAACCCCTACACCGGGGTGACGGGTGACGACTTCGAGTTCTACCGGGCCCATGTGGACGCGGGGAACAACGTGGTCTACGACGGCCCGGTGGCCGAGGACTCCGCGCTGTGGGCGCAGTCCCGGGTCACCGCCGGACTCACCGCGTTCACCCTGGCCGGTCTGCCGCGGCCACTGCTGTGGACGACGCCGCACTACGCCGCGTCCGCCACGGACTACCGCGTCTTCGGCCAGAACTTCGGGGCCCGGCTGGAACGTTCGCTGTACTTCGCCGGGACGCTCACCGGTGGTACGGCGGACCCGAACCGGTTCATCGGCCAGTTCTTCCCGTACGTCGTCAACGACGTGTACGGGACCAAGGTGCTGCCGGAGAACATCGGGAACTATGAGCCCGTGGAAATCAACAACCATCCGCCGCGGCTCCCGGCCGACCTGGTCGCCTCGGCCAAGGCCAACCTCGCGGTCCGGGACGGCTTCGCGAGCTTCTTCTACCACCCCTACTATCCGCTCCAGCCGCTGATCGACACGATCAACGGCATCAAGGCCCTGGGCTACACCTTCGTCAGCCCCGCGGCCCTGTGACACGTACCCGCACGAGGGCGGTCGCGGCTGTCGCCGCGGCCGCCGCTCTCGTGCTCGCGGGCTGCTCGGGCGGGAGCGGCACCGGACCGGGGCCGGGCCCGTCCCGCTCCGGCGGCTCGGGCGCGCCGCACGACGACGGGCGGGTGCGCGGGATGACCCTGCCGTCCTGGGCGGTGGACGACTACGGCGGTCCGCGCGCGCGGCAGTACCTGGCGGACATCGCGCACACCGGCGCCCGCTGGGTCGTCTTCACGCCGACCTGGTACCAGAAGAACACCGAGGAGTCCGGGCAGCGCCCCACCGAGGAGACGGCGAGCGACGCGAGCCTGCGGGGGATCAGCGCCCTGGCGCGCGCGGCCGGGCTCAAGGTGATGCTCAAGCCGCACGTGGACCTGGTGGACGGCACGGACCGGGCGGAGATCCGCCCCGCCGACCGGGCCGCCTGGTTCACCTCGTACGAGCGGTTCATCACCCACTACGCGGACCTGGCGCGCGAGACGGGCGCCGAGCGGTTCGTGGTCGGCACGGAGCTGGCGGGCGTCTCGGCCGACGGGGCGGCCTGGCACCGGGTGGTGGCGGCGGTCCGCTCGCACTACCGGGGGCCGCTGACGTACGCCGCCAACTACGACGAGTACGCCAAGGTCGCGTTCTGGCAGGACCTCGACGTCATCGGGGTGGACGCGTACTGGCCGCTGGCCGAGAAGCCGACGACGGACGCGGGCGCGCTGGCGCGGGCCTGGCGGCCGATCGCCGACGAACTCGCCGCGTTCTCCGCGAGCCGGCACCGGCCGGTGCTGTTCACCGAGGCCGGCTACACCAGCCAGCGCGGCTCGACCACCGCGCCCTACTCCTGGACGGTCAGCAAGAAGGACGGCGCCGACGAGCAGGCCGCCGCCTACCGGGCGCTCCTCGACACCTTCGCGGGCCGGGCCTGGTGGGCCGGGGTGTGCTGGTGGATGTGGGACGACTGGCCGGACAGCGGCGAGACCCCGGCGCGGCTGGCGTACACCCCGCACGGGAAGCCGGCCGAGGAGGTGCTGCGCGCGCACTGGGCCGACTCTATTGACTAAAAGTCAAATCCGCTCCAGTCTCGGGACCGGGCCGCCGCGGCAGTCGTCGCCGGCGCCGCGGCCGTCGCCCATGGCCACCGCCACCGTCCCGGGAGGTTCCATGAGCACCGAAGAGCTGTCACGGCTGGGTACGGAACTGGGC includes:
- a CDS encoding DUF2334 domain-containing protein codes for the protein MKSLRKARLRRARGRRRLTVVLALLTALFGTVLAASAAPAGQPPPRPDLTVPVAGLNKVGLADWAKAQLTADTRRRTTPPGPVGKILSGVTDTVRRLLQAAAPASTSTLVLYDTAGPYGYLGELYAMATANLGGHFGTVTAKPVSQYTAGMLGQYTATVYLGSTYYGGDLPDAVPPALYQDVLASTKPVVWAGDNIWNMGNAVGVAQFTQKYGWDPTTSYFSDGGSIGTVTQVTYGGQALTRKIPDGQDGGVLRPNVLTGAGYPPVTTVAEALDSSTGKTFPWAVRSANLTYLGEIPFAYVSESDRVIAFEDMLFDALAPGTATQHRAMVRLEDISPDSDPAQLKTMADYLYSQHIPYGINVIPVYTDPKGVYNGGTAQTVTLAQRPQVVSALRYMLARGAVLMEHGYTHQYGSVDNPYTGVTGDDFEFYRAHVDAGNNVVYDGPVAEDSALWAQSRVTAGLTAFTLAGLPRPLLWTTPHYAASATDYRVFGQNFGARLERSLYFAGTLTGGTADPNRFIGQFFPYVVNDVYGTKVLPENIGNYEPVEINNHPPRLPADLVASAKANLAVRDGFASFFYHPYYPLQPLIDTINGIKALGYTFVSPAAL
- a CDS encoding glycosyltransferase family 2 protein, yielding MIVDLLLWSSISLILMAGCYNTSLFLLSRRRAPRRKGPRKERLYVFLLACLNEEKVLAESLARITSLPAGNFLALVIDDASDDRTSQIALAAGSDRVRLHRRELPDARRGKGAALNDGIRHLTESGVLDGYDPDDVILCVVDADGRLDGHVVQSVDPFFDDPRTGATQICVRMYNRCSGLLARLQDMEFVVYGDVFQSGRRFIGSVGMGGNGQFMRLSALRTLGPDGPWSDSLTEDLDLGVRLIARGWVNQHCTTAAVSQQAVLDLRRLVRQRSRWFQGHLQSAGLVPLILRSVPTRAALDLLYHLSSPVLILLTSMLPLSFLVAAGGTAVASAEAGRALVSPMWLLGPYLLSFTTAYAYGFVYARRERELGLVRSVLIAHVFVLYGYIWFAAGWWGLWRMVTGKRTWLKTART